The proteins below are encoded in one region of Amycolatopsis acidiphila:
- a CDS encoding MFS transporter, translating into MTSAQLAARLDRLPIGRFHRRVLYALAVAFVFEFGDLNTFAYAAPALKEQLHVSVDDIAYVTSASFLGMFLGAVLGGRLADRLGRRRALLISVTAFSAFSLLNAVVSTVPALAAARLLTGVGLAAMTVAATTYISETMPAAHRGRMQAGVMAIGLLGIPVMSFTARGVIPVGEGAWRLVFVFGGLGLLALPLIARLPESPRWLLRHGKTARADEVVQTIEREHGTLPDPVLRDDPEPAKVPYRALLSGRLGRRTLMLAVAWVFQTLGFYGFVSWVPTLLAEHGFNLVHSLTFSALTTLGAVPGALLAWTISDRFGRKLPIVLVSVAVAVCGIAYGLTFNVIAIVAFGFCVNALIQTFAALLYAYTPELYPTELRNSGNGLVYGLGRLSNIVGPLIVAAIFGAFGYLPVFVYIGACWLVVAVTVGFFGPRTGMRNLENLTSPHEEAGQPAVSSRRAGASDVS; encoded by the coding sequence ATGACCTCAGCCCAGCTGGCCGCGCGCCTGGACCGGCTGCCGATCGGCCGCTTCCACCGGCGAGTGCTCTACGCGCTCGCGGTGGCGTTCGTCTTCGAGTTCGGCGACCTCAACACCTTCGCCTACGCCGCACCGGCGCTGAAGGAGCAGTTGCACGTGTCCGTCGACGACATCGCGTACGTGACGTCCGCGTCGTTCCTCGGCATGTTCCTCGGCGCGGTGCTCGGCGGCAGACTCGCCGACCGGCTCGGACGGCGGCGCGCCCTGCTGATCTCGGTGACCGCCTTCTCCGCCTTCTCGCTGCTGAACGCCGTCGTGTCCACGGTGCCCGCACTGGCGGCCGCTCGCCTGCTGACCGGCGTGGGGCTGGCCGCGATGACGGTCGCGGCCACGACCTACATCTCCGAGACCATGCCGGCGGCGCACCGCGGGCGGATGCAGGCCGGGGTGATGGCCATCGGCCTGCTGGGCATCCCGGTCATGTCGTTCACCGCGCGGGGCGTGATCCCGGTCGGCGAGGGCGCGTGGCGGCTGGTGTTCGTGTTCGGCGGCCTCGGCCTGCTCGCGCTGCCCCTCATCGCGCGCCTGCCGGAAAGCCCGCGATGGCTGCTGCGCCACGGGAAGACGGCACGCGCGGACGAAGTGGTCCAGACGATCGAGCGGGAGCACGGCACGCTCCCGGACCCCGTGCTGCGCGACGATCCCGAGCCGGCCAAGGTGCCCTACCGGGCCCTGCTCTCCGGCCGCCTCGGGCGCCGGACGCTGATGCTTGCTGTTGCGTGGGTGTTCCAGACACTGGGGTTCTACGGGTTCGTCTCCTGGGTGCCGACCCTGCTCGCCGAGCACGGCTTCAACCTCGTGCACAGCCTGACCTTCTCGGCGCTGACGACACTGGGCGCGGTGCCGGGCGCGCTGTTGGCCTGGACGATCTCCGACCGCTTCGGCCGCAAGCTGCCGATCGTGCTCGTGTCGGTCGCCGTCGCGGTCTGCGGGATCGCCTACGGGCTCACCTTCAACGTGATCGCGATCGTCGCGTTCGGCTTCTGCGTCAACGCGCTCATCCAGACCTTCGCCGCCCTGCTCTACGCCTACACCCCGGAGCTGTACCCGACCGAGCTGCGCAACTCCGGCAACGGCCTGGTCTACGGCCTCGGCAGGCTGAGCAACATCGTCGGGCCGCTGATCGTGGCGGCGATCTTCGGCGCGTTCGGCTACCTGCCCGTGTTCGTCTACATCGGAGCGTGCTGGCTGGTGGTCGCCGTGACCGTCGGGTTCTTCGGCCCCCGTACCGGGATGCGCAACCTGGAGAACCTCACCAGCCCGCACGAGGAAGCGGGTCAGCCTGCCGTGAGCTCCCGGCGGGCCGGGGCGTCGGACGTCTCGTAG
- a CDS encoding RHS repeat-associated core domain-containing protein, whose translation MSNPLVAQKQDSTTWHSGINVLDDAAGVYDGVSSGSWVEGGIAALGTGLDLLTMAMNPVGTLISYGLNWLIEHVKPLQDALNQLAGDADQIAAYARTWQNVGAAVQKAAKDLATTVEKDTANWRGDAADAYRANIKNKIDHINAASTCANTIGTVVQIVGVITGAVRGLVRDMVTQAIGDFVQDALEEVCSLGLGTPVVVAQVVEQVSAWMEKIGAVIKKLINSVEKLRPMMSKLEEIFAAIKKVMSELHGRPGEAEPHVGGDGATHASSAGDAPPTGHEPPGTGTHEASAPPGDGAGGLPGDGPGSPGGDGTRPSSSDTPNGGQRSEGNGGCDGKGGDPVDVVSGQMITSKTDVDLPGLLPLVIRRAYASGFGDGRLFGPGWSSTLDQRLETTDDGLRFVGDDAQVLHYPHPALDGAPVLPRFGARWPLSWDESTAGYRIEDPDTGWTRFFGLAAADGTHPVTAQTDRDGHRISYLRDEAGLPLAVRHSGGYHVAIETVPGPAGVRVGGLSLLDHTNQGRPVAIVSYRYDNRGRLTGIVNSSGIPFSYEHDEQDRITGWTDRNGFRYRYFYRADGRVERGEGLGGFLNATFDYDLDNRVSTVTNSLGHATRYHFDEHNHLSAVADPLGNTEHLEFDRYHRLLSHTDPLGNTTRYVRNEQGEPVRIEYPDGSRVEVDYDERWQLPTTVSRPGGAVWRHTYSDTGNLLTTTDPMGAVVTCTHDERGHLAASTEPDGLAWRFGSDGAGRPLSITSPTGTTTRYEMDGFGRVRAAVAPQDQVTRYGWTVEGKLAWQTGPRGEREELFYDPEGNLVRRRNAAGGSTTFEVGPFNLPVARTGPDGTRYTFAYDTELRLVKVTNPAGLTWDYEYDAAGNLVGESDFTGRRIDYHCDAAGQVARVERPGSVVDLVRDVRGRVVAQRVGDEQTIQFEYDPAGRLRRAVNPVAELGYERDLLGRPLTESVNGRAISSEYDLAGRRVRRTTAAGIETVWQYTPQRREAALAGTAGGLSFEYDARGREVTRNLGSGAALTQEYDDSGLLTAQHLWARTGTGYEAVQNRAYRYRADGVVTAVDDRLRGSRAYQLTAAGRVTAVTAATWSERYTYDLLGNLSSAQPGEPADTGGPRVLEGFLLRSAGRSSYQYDEAGRLVREIRRTLSGRQLVWTYRWNGLDQLVAATTPDGQVWHYAYDPLGRRIAKRRVGEDGAVLDETTFSWDGANLAEELRHSEARVTATTWDHLSGTGEPVAQTSRSWLADAPGEIIDSRFYAIVSDLVGTPMELVGPDGRVAWYQTTGLWGNQLAVSSQDGADCPLRFPGQYHDRETGLYYNHHRFYDPRTARYLSPDPLGLTPAPNHYAYVANPLIVCDPLGLAGHRAPNGQYATDPLNPPTGHNRSTEYPHGYSDTAHDEMATKWTVEGRTQGGVPVDSSGVKIPRDQLTWVDAQGNVVPFDELSYDHNPPVVEHWVNEGYDQTRAQRESWYNNTDDMEAMTRSENSSKGAKLKARYSDKAPGPNYSCS comes from the coding sequence ATGAGCAACCCGCTGGTGGCCCAGAAACAGGACTCGACCACCTGGCACAGCGGCATCAACGTGCTCGACGACGCGGCCGGGGTCTACGACGGGGTCTCCTCCGGGAGCTGGGTCGAGGGCGGGATCGCCGCGCTCGGCACTGGTCTGGACCTGCTGACCATGGCGATGAACCCGGTCGGCACGCTGATCTCCTACGGGCTGAACTGGCTGATCGAGCACGTCAAGCCGTTGCAGGACGCGCTGAACCAGCTGGCGGGCGACGCCGACCAGATCGCCGCCTACGCCCGGACGTGGCAGAACGTCGGCGCGGCCGTGCAGAAGGCGGCGAAGGATCTCGCCACCACGGTGGAGAAGGACACCGCGAACTGGCGGGGCGACGCCGCCGACGCCTACCGCGCGAACATCAAGAACAAGATCGACCACATCAACGCGGCGTCCACCTGCGCCAACACGATCGGCACGGTCGTGCAGATCGTCGGCGTCATCACCGGCGCGGTGCGCGGCCTCGTCCGCGACATGGTCACGCAGGCCATCGGCGACTTCGTCCAGGACGCCCTGGAAGAGGTCTGCTCGCTGGGGCTCGGCACGCCGGTGGTCGTGGCCCAGGTCGTCGAGCAGGTGTCCGCGTGGATGGAGAAGATCGGCGCGGTGATCAAGAAGCTCATCAACTCGGTCGAGAAGCTGCGGCCGATGATGAGCAAGCTGGAGGAGATCTTCGCCGCGATCAAGAAGGTCATGTCGGAGCTGCACGGCCGCCCCGGCGAGGCGGAACCGCACGTCGGCGGCGACGGCGCCACCCACGCCTCCTCGGCCGGCGACGCCCCGCCCACCGGGCACGAGCCGCCGGGCACGGGCACCCACGAGGCCAGTGCCCCGCCCGGCGACGGCGCCGGCGGGCTGCCGGGGGACGGCCCGGGTTCGCCCGGCGGCGACGGCACGCGCCCGTCCTCGAGCGACACCCCGAACGGCGGCCAGCGTTCGGAGGGGAACGGCGGCTGCGACGGCAAGGGCGGCGACCCGGTCGACGTGGTGTCCGGCCAGATGATCACCTCGAAGACCGACGTCGACCTGCCCGGGCTGCTGCCGCTGGTCATCCGGCGCGCCTACGCCTCGGGTTTCGGCGACGGCAGGCTGTTCGGGCCGGGCTGGTCGTCCACATTGGACCAGCGGCTGGAGACCACGGACGACGGGCTGCGCTTCGTGGGCGACGACGCGCAGGTCCTGCACTACCCGCATCCCGCGCTCGACGGTGCGCCCGTGCTGCCGCGGTTCGGCGCGCGCTGGCCGTTGAGCTGGGACGAGAGCACGGCGGGCTACCGCATCGAGGACCCCGACACCGGCTGGACGAGGTTCTTCGGCCTCGCCGCGGCCGACGGCACGCATCCGGTCACCGCGCAGACCGACCGGGACGGCCACCGGATCAGCTACCTGCGCGACGAGGCGGGCCTGCCGCTCGCGGTCCGGCACTCCGGCGGGTACCACGTCGCCATCGAGACCGTGCCCGGCCCGGCCGGCGTCCGGGTCGGCGGCCTGAGCCTGCTCGACCACACGAACCAGGGCCGGCCGGTCGCGATCGTGTCCTACCGCTACGACAACCGGGGCCGGCTGACCGGGATCGTCAACTCCAGCGGGATCCCGTTCAGCTACGAGCACGACGAGCAGGACCGGATCACCGGCTGGACCGACCGGAACGGCTTCCGGTACCGGTACTTCTACCGCGCGGACGGCCGGGTCGAGCGCGGCGAAGGCCTGGGCGGCTTCCTGAACGCCACGTTCGACTACGACCTGGACAACCGCGTCTCGACCGTGACCAACAGCCTCGGCCACGCCACCCGGTACCACTTCGACGAGCACAACCACCTGAGCGCGGTGGCCGACCCGCTCGGCAACACCGAGCACCTCGAGTTCGACCGCTACCATCGGCTGCTCTCGCACACCGACCCGCTCGGCAACACCACCCGCTACGTGCGCAACGAGCAGGGCGAGCCGGTGCGGATCGAATATCCGGACGGTTCGCGGGTCGAGGTCGACTACGACGAGCGCTGGCAGTTGCCGACCACCGTTTCCCGCCCCGGCGGTGCCGTCTGGCGGCACACCTACTCCGACACCGGCAACCTGCTGACGACCACCGATCCCATGGGAGCCGTCGTCACGTGCACCCACGACGAGCGGGGGCACCTGGCGGCCTCCACCGAGCCGGACGGGCTGGCGTGGCGGTTCGGCAGCGACGGTGCGGGCAGGCCGTTGTCGATCACGAGCCCGACCGGCACCACCACCCGCTACGAGATGGACGGCTTCGGGCGGGTGCGCGCGGCTGTGGCCCCGCAGGATCAGGTCACCCGCTACGGGTGGACCGTCGAGGGCAAGCTCGCCTGGCAGACCGGCCCCCGCGGCGAGCGCGAGGAGCTGTTCTACGACCCGGAGGGCAACCTGGTGCGCCGGCGCAACGCCGCCGGTGGCTCGACCACGTTCGAGGTGGGCCCGTTCAACCTGCCGGTGGCGCGGACCGGCCCGGACGGCACGCGCTACACCTTCGCCTACGACACCGAGCTCCGGCTGGTCAAGGTCACCAATCCCGCCGGACTGACCTGGGACTACGAGTACGACGCCGCCGGGAACCTGGTCGGCGAGAGCGACTTCACCGGGCGGCGGATCGACTACCACTGCGATGCGGCCGGCCAGGTCGCGCGGGTCGAGCGGCCGGGGAGCGTGGTCGACCTCGTCCGGGACGTGCGCGGGCGGGTCGTCGCCCAGCGGGTCGGCGACGAGCAGACGATCCAGTTCGAGTACGACCCGGCCGGCAGGCTGCGGCGGGCGGTCAACCCGGTCGCCGAGCTGGGCTACGAGCGGGACCTGCTCGGCAGGCCGCTCACCGAGTCGGTCAACGGGCGCGCGATCAGCAGCGAGTACGACCTGGCGGGCCGGCGTGTCCGCAGGACGACCGCGGCGGGGATCGAGACCGTCTGGCAGTACACGCCGCAGCGCCGCGAAGCCGCCCTCGCCGGCACCGCCGGCGGGCTGTCGTTCGAGTACGACGCGAGGGGCCGGGAGGTCACCAGGAACCTCGGCTCCGGCGCGGCCCTGACCCAGGAGTACGACGATTCCGGCCTGCTCACCGCGCAACACCTCTGGGCGCGCACGGGCACCGGGTACGAGGCGGTCCAGAACCGCGCGTACCGCTACCGCGCCGACGGCGTGGTGACCGCCGTGGACGACCGGCTGCGCGGGAGCCGGGCCTACCAGCTGACCGCGGCCGGACGGGTCACCGCCGTGACCGCGGCGACCTGGAGCGAGCGCTACACCTACGACCTGCTGGGCAACCTGTCCTCGGCGCAACCGGGCGAGCCGGCCGACACCGGCGGGCCTCGCGTGCTGGAGGGGTTCCTGCTGCGCTCCGCGGGGCGCAGCTCCTACCAGTACGACGAAGCGGGGCGGCTGGTCCGGGAGATCCGCCGCACCCTGTCCGGCCGACAACTGGTCTGGACCTATCGGTGGAACGGGCTGGACCAGCTCGTCGCGGCGACCACGCCGGACGGTCAGGTGTGGCACTACGCCTACGACCCGCTGGGGCGGCGGATCGCGAAGCGGCGCGTCGGCGAGGACGGCGCGGTGCTCGACGAGACGACGTTCAGCTGGGACGGCGCCAACCTCGCCGAGGAACTGCGGCACAGCGAAGCGCGCGTGACCGCGACGACCTGGGACCACCTGAGCGGCACGGGGGAGCCCGTGGCGCAGACGTCGCGGTCCTGGCTCGCCGATGCCCCGGGCGAGATCATCGACAGCAGGTTCTACGCGATCGTCTCCGACCTGGTGGGCACGCCGATGGAGCTGGTCGGCCCGGACGGCCGGGTCGCCTGGTACCAGACGACCGGTCTGTGGGGCAACCAGCTCGCGGTCTCGTCGCAGGACGGCGCCGACTGCCCGTTGCGGTTCCCCGGGCAGTACCACGACCGGGAAACCGGGCTGTACTACAACCACCACCGCTTCTACGACCCGCGGACCGCGCGCTACCTCAGCCCGGACCCGCTCGGGCTGACCCCGGCGCCCAACCACTACGCCTACGTGGCCAACCCGCTGATCGTGTGCGACCCGCTGGGACTCGCCGGGCACCGGGCGCCCAACGGCCAGTACGCGACCGACCCGCTGAACCCGCCGACCGGGCACAACCGCAGTACCGAATACCCGCACGGGTACAGCGACACCGCGCATGACGAGATGGCGACGAAATGGACGGTGGAAGGCCGGACGCAGGGCGGGGTGCCGGTGGACTCCAGTGGTGTGAAGATCCCGCGCGACCAGCTCACCTGGGTGGACGCACAAGGTAACGTCGTCCCCTTCGACGAGCTGAGCTACGACCACAATCCGCCCGTCGTCGAACATTGGGTCAACGAGGGATACGACCAGACCAGGGCGCAACGCGAGTCTTGGTACAATAACACCGACGACATGGAAGCGATGACGCGCAGCGAGAATTCGAGCAAAGGTGCGAAACTCAAGGCCCGGTACAGCGACAAGGCACCGGGTCCGAATTACTCGTGCAGTTGA
- a CDS encoding GDSL-type esterase/lipase family protein: MPQLGFPRLGPVRLFGATQLGPGAPQPRWIAYGSSITQCTGAHGPSRTWPALVAAANGWDLRCLGFAGQCQLDPVAARFIRDSSAELISLRLGANSYRRATFSARSFGPAVTGFIQTVLDGHPGVPLVAQTPITYPGGESELNAVGLTVADLRALLVEAVEALRDSGYDNLHLIDGRTVLGPGEEAALADGLHPTADGYELMATRLTPLLGACLPAPAAAET; this comes from the coding sequence TTGCCCCAGCTGGGTTTCCCGCGTCTGGGCCCGGTCCGGCTCTTCGGCGCCACTCAGCTCGGGCCAGGAGCGCCGCAGCCGCGGTGGATCGCCTACGGCAGCTCGATCACGCAGTGCACGGGCGCGCACGGGCCCAGCCGCACCTGGCCCGCGCTCGTCGCCGCGGCGAACGGCTGGGACCTGCGCTGCCTCGGGTTCGCCGGGCAATGCCAGCTCGATCCGGTGGCGGCGCGGTTCATCCGCGACAGCTCGGCCGAGCTGATCAGCCTGCGCCTCGGGGCGAACAGCTACCGCAGGGCGACTTTCTCGGCGCGGTCCTTCGGGCCCGCGGTGACCGGCTTCATCCAGACCGTGCTCGACGGGCATCCGGGCGTGCCACTGGTGGCGCAGACGCCGATCACTTACCCGGGTGGGGAGAGCGAGCTCAACGCGGTCGGCCTGACGGTCGCGGACCTGCGGGCGCTGCTCGTCGAGGCGGTGGAAGCGTTGCGGGACAGCGGATACGACAACCTGCACCTGATCGACGGCCGGACAGTGCTCGGCCCCGGCGAGGAAGCCGCGCTGGCCGACGGCCTCCACCCGACCGCCGACGGCTACGAACTCATGGCGACGCGGCTGACCCCGCTGCTGGGCGCCTGCCTGCCGGCACCCGCCGCCGCGGAGACCTGA
- a CDS encoding type VII secretion target, whose protein sequence is MTADGSGGYEVRTEDLTTHAKAVDQVSATLADALSAAEQVTVGVQAYGLICGPLFVPMVLAVSAPGLVTLGLAKQAMGSVSKAVTNAAKAYDTVDQAHAKALTDLGKELR, encoded by the coding sequence ATGACAGCTGACGGTTCCGGCGGGTACGAGGTCCGCACCGAGGACCTCACCACGCATGCGAAGGCCGTGGACCAGGTTTCGGCCACCCTCGCCGACGCGCTGTCCGCGGCGGAACAGGTGACGGTGGGAGTCCAGGCCTACGGTCTCATCTGCGGGCCGTTGTTCGTACCGATGGTGCTCGCCGTCAGCGCGCCGGGACTGGTGACGCTCGGGCTGGCGAAGCAGGCGATGGGTTCGGTCTCCAAAGCGGTGACCAACGCCGCCAAGGCGTACGACACCGTCGACCAGGCGCACGCGAAGGCCTTGACCGACCTGGGCAAGGAACTGCGATGA
- the tcuA gene encoding FAD-dependent tricarballylate dehydrogenase TcuA produces MSESWDVVVVGGGNAGFCAAQSAREHGARVLLLEKAPREWAGGNSYFTAGAMRTVHNGLDDVAGIIEPPATDRIDLDPYPESEFLGDLRRVTEGRCDPRLAEILVGESRATMGWLHELGLRFELMFHRQAYEVDGRFRFWGGLAVGAVGGGKGMIADHLRAAAERDVVVRFDAHVTGLLTGDAGDVRGVRLAGGERIEARSVVLASGGFEANPAMRSAYLGPGWDLALVRGTPYNTGDGITMALAAGAQPFGNFSGCHSVAWDAGAGTIGDRDLTNQLTRGGYPFGIIVNAEGKRFVDEGADFRNYTYAKYGARILREPGGRAVQVFDAKAMDLLRPEEYQAPGVTKVESDTLDGLAKELGIDQGGLVRTVEEFNRAVTGERFNPTVKDGKHTEGISPAKSNWAQPLDTPPYVAFPVTCGITFTFGGLRIDEGGAVLDTAGRTVPGLFAAGELVGGLFFFNYPGGSGLTAGSVFGRRAGRSAAA; encoded by the coding sequence ATGAGCGAGAGTTGGGACGTCGTCGTGGTGGGCGGCGGGAACGCCGGGTTCTGCGCCGCCCAGTCGGCGCGCGAGCACGGTGCGCGGGTGCTGCTGCTGGAGAAGGCGCCCCGCGAGTGGGCGGGCGGCAACAGCTACTTCACCGCGGGCGCGATGCGCACCGTCCACAACGGACTGGACGACGTGGCCGGGATCATCGAACCGCCCGCCACCGACCGGATCGACCTCGACCCCTATCCGGAGAGCGAGTTCCTCGGCGATCTGCGCCGGGTCACCGAGGGGCGCTGCGACCCGCGCCTGGCGGAGATCCTGGTGGGCGAGTCCCGTGCGACCATGGGCTGGCTGCACGAGCTGGGCCTGCGCTTCGAGCTGATGTTCCACCGGCAGGCCTACGAGGTGGACGGCCGGTTCCGGTTCTGGGGCGGCCTCGCCGTCGGCGCCGTCGGCGGCGGCAAGGGCATGATCGCCGACCACCTGCGCGCGGCGGCGGAGCGCGATGTCGTCGTGCGCTTCGACGCCCACGTGACGGGGCTGCTCACCGGAGATGCCGGTGACGTGCGCGGCGTCCGCCTCGCCGGTGGCGAGCGGATCGAGGCACGCAGCGTCGTGCTCGCCAGCGGCGGTTTCGAGGCCAACCCGGCGATGCGCTCGGCCTACCTCGGTCCCGGCTGGGATCTGGCGCTCGTGCGCGGCACGCCCTACAACACCGGCGACGGGATCACCATGGCACTGGCCGCGGGCGCCCAGCCGTTCGGCAACTTCAGCGGCTGCCACTCCGTCGCGTGGGACGCCGGCGCGGGCACCATCGGCGACCGCGACCTGACCAACCAGCTCACCCGGGGCGGCTACCCGTTCGGCATCATCGTCAACGCCGAGGGAAAGCGGTTCGTCGACGAGGGCGCGGACTTCCGCAACTACACCTACGCCAAGTACGGCGCGCGGATCCTCCGCGAACCCGGCGGGCGCGCCGTCCAGGTCTTCGACGCGAAGGCCATGGACCTGCTGCGGCCGGAGGAGTACCAGGCGCCCGGCGTGACCAAGGTCGAGTCGGACACCCTCGACGGGCTGGCCAAGGAGCTCGGCATCGACCAGGGCGGCCTCGTCCGCACCGTCGAGGAGTTCAACCGGGCCGTGACCGGCGAGCGGTTCAACCCCACCGTCAAGGACGGCAAGCACACCGAGGGCATCAGCCCGGCGAAGTCGAACTGGGCACAGCCGCTGGACACGCCACCGTATGTCGCGTTCCCGGTCACCTGCGGCATCACCTTCACCTTCGGCGGCCTGCGCATCGACGAGGGCGGCGCGGTCCTGGACACCGCGGGGCGGACCGTCCCGGGCCTGTTCGCGGCCGGCGAGCTCGTCGGCGGGCTGTTCTTCTTCAACTACCCGGGCGGCTCCGGGCTCACCGCGGGCTCGGTCTTCGGCCGGCGTGCCGGCCGCAGCGCCGCGGCCTGA
- a CDS encoding DUF1996 domain-containing protein, producing the protein MNRTTSWIVATVVVLLAAVLMSVAGYRLLTPAAPGEHGVADFVAEEDLSPAAAMPPAGSWRIDCGRNTGGMHNADNLVASPGRSGGAHHVHDYVGNLSTNAFSTDASLAAAATTCPDGDRSSYYWPVLRLPATDRILVPGAVSIEYQGSPAGDVVPMPEFLPASTGNAHDFSSGGKRTEHVQWGCSGAPGRVARQYPRCAAGERVLRLFDFPSCWNGRTTDSADHRSQLVFPGAAGACPIGTFPVPRLHSNWLTGSRPGRITPSAPFPKSWARRSPTTPTT; encoded by the coding sequence GTGAACAGGACGACGAGCTGGATCGTCGCCACCGTGGTCGTGCTGCTGGCCGCGGTTCTGATGTCCGTCGCCGGATACCGGCTGCTCACCCCGGCCGCGCCCGGTGAGCACGGCGTCGCCGATTTCGTCGCCGAAGAGGACCTTTCGCCGGCGGCGGCGATGCCGCCTGCCGGCTCGTGGCGCATCGACTGCGGCCGCAACACCGGGGGCATGCACAACGCGGACAACCTCGTCGCGAGCCCCGGTCGGTCCGGCGGCGCGCACCACGTGCACGACTACGTCGGCAACCTCTCCACCAACGCCTTCTCCACCGACGCCTCGCTGGCGGCCGCGGCCACCACCTGCCCGGACGGCGATCGCTCCAGCTACTACTGGCCCGTCCTGCGGCTGCCCGCGACGGACCGGATCCTGGTCCCCGGCGCCGTGTCCATCGAGTACCAGGGCAGCCCCGCCGGTGACGTCGTCCCGATGCCCGAGTTCCTCCCGGCGAGCACCGGCAACGCACACGACTTCTCCAGTGGCGGCAAGCGGACCGAGCACGTGCAGTGGGGTTGTTCAGGCGCCCCGGGACGCGTCGCGCGCCAGTACCCGCGCTGCGCCGCCGGCGAGCGGGTGCTGCGGTTGTTCGACTTCCCCAGCTGCTGGAACGGGCGCACGACCGACAGCGCAGACCACCGCTCGCAACTGGTCTTCCCCGGTGCCGCGGGGGCCTGCCCGATCGGGACGTTTCCGGTGCCCCGACTGCACTCGAACTGGCTTACGGGGTCCCGCCCGGGGCGGATCACGCCATCGGCACCTTTCCCGAAGAGCTGGGCTCGCCGGTCGCCGACCACGCCGACTACGTGA
- a CDS encoding pyridoxamine 5'-phosphate oxidase family protein → MTETTPAETTNLDRYGSPELDWHRARSALAADPTAEVTYFLGTCRPDGTPHAAGVGAQWLDGDLYFTSNPRARKARDLASNPVCTISVRMPGIDLVLDGSAQRVTDPDVLERAAAGYRAGGWPAEVQGDALTAPFSAPSAGPPPWHLYRFVFHTVVGVATSEPSGATRWRFER, encoded by the coding sequence ATGACTGAAACGACTCCCGCCGAGACGACGAACCTCGACCGCTACGGCTCACCCGAACTGGACTGGCACCGCGCCCGTTCCGCACTGGCGGCGGACCCGACGGCCGAGGTCACGTACTTCCTCGGCACCTGCCGGCCGGACGGCACGCCCCACGCCGCCGGGGTCGGCGCGCAGTGGCTGGACGGCGACCTGTACTTCACCAGCAACCCGCGGGCCCGGAAGGCACGAGACCTCGCGTCGAACCCGGTGTGCACGATCTCGGTGCGGATGCCGGGCATCGACCTGGTGCTCGACGGGTCGGCCCAGCGGGTGACCGATCCCGACGTGCTCGAACGAGCCGCGGCCGGGTACCGCGCGGGCGGCTGGCCCGCCGAGGTCCAGGGGGACGCGCTGACCGCGCCCTTCAGCGCGCCGAGCGCCGGCCCGCCGCCCTGGCACCTCTACCGCTTCGTGTTCCACACCGTGGTGGGCGTCGCGACCAGCGAGCCGTCGGGGGCGACCCGCTGGCGTTTCGAACGCTGA
- a CDS encoding YbaB/EbfC family nucleoid-associated protein: protein MSDPLSAAGGDATARVDGWVAQAKAKAQRYQAMQAAVGQVSVTESSRDGLVTVTVDSAGNITALRITDQVRELSGAQVATAVLDIVRRAQSRLPERLGEVMAATIGDDKQTMDTIVGNYRAKFPEPEPEEPPQPAPDHVRRIGAEEEPPAPPPARPKPKPRPRPGDGEPDDDFGQSFMVRE from the coding sequence ATGAGCGATCCGTTGTCGGCGGCCGGCGGAGACGCGACCGCGCGGGTGGACGGCTGGGTGGCCCAGGCCAAGGCGAAGGCGCAGCGCTACCAGGCGATGCAGGCCGCCGTCGGGCAGGTGTCGGTCACCGAGTCCTCCCGCGACGGCCTGGTCACGGTGACCGTCGACTCGGCGGGCAACATCACCGCTTTGCGCATCACCGACCAGGTCCGCGAGCTGTCCGGCGCGCAGGTCGCCACCGCGGTGCTGGACATCGTGCGGCGCGCGCAGTCGCGGCTTCCCGAACGGCTCGGCGAGGTCATGGCCGCCACCATCGGCGACGACAAGCAGACGATGGACACGATCGTCGGCAACTACCGGGCGAAGTTCCCGGAACCGGAACCTGAAGAGCCGCCGCAGCCCGCGCCGGATCACGTCCGGCGGATCGGCGCCGAAGAGGAACCGCCCGCGCCGCCACCGGCCCGGCCGAAACCGAAACCGAGGCCACGGCCGGGCGACGGCGAACCCGACGACGACTTCGGGCAGTCGTTCATGGTCCGCGAGTGA